The proteins below are encoded in one region of Paramisgurnus dabryanus chromosome 2, PD_genome_1.1, whole genome shotgun sequence:
- the LOC135743813 gene encoding uncharacterized protein has protein sequence MMECVKEETDPESFTITPQHTQQQRVEIKVEAEEHIEVKDEYQHHGFKTEENSFASQTDEKSPQERAEAQKSFACNFCEKTFKRKGQLTHHLKIHTAERPYACSHCNKTFIQNRQLQYHKRIHMGERLYTCPQCERIFPSKSNLESHIRVHTGEKPFKCPHCDKSFTQRGTLKTHVRVHTDEKPFSCHLCDKSYTQAQGLRVHLQCHSDESHLKTHTDERPCLCHLCGEGFTDEENLKRHLLFHLNQSLFSCDHCGHKFVTAALLKSHMKTHAGERPCLCHLCGKAFTDGQNLKHHLLIHLNESLFSCELCNTTFVSATMLKRHLKTHTEMRSYLCSICGKTCLSLNKMQEHQKRHTGVKSSVCENVFQGPKELEQHQKIHTGENP, from the exons ATGATGGAGTGTGTTAAAGAGGAGACTGATCCTGAATCATTCACAATAACACCTCAACACACTCAACAACAAAGAG TGGAAATAAAAGTGGAAGCTGAAGAACACATTGAAGTGAAGGATGAATATCAGCACCACGGTTTCAAAACTGAAGAAAATTCTTTCGCCTCACAAACTGATGAGAAATCACCTCAAGAAAGAGCTGAAGCCCAAAAATCTTTTGCTTGCAATTTTTGTGAAAAGACTTTCAAACGAAAAGGGCAGCTTACGCATCACCTAAAAATTCACACTGCTGAGAGGCCTTACGCATGCTCCCACTGTAACAAGACTTTCATCCAAAACCGTCAGCTTCAGTATCACAAAAGGATTCACATGGGTGAGAGGCTGTACACCTGCCCTCAATGTGAAAGGATTTTCCCATCAAAATCTAATCTAGAGAGTCACATacgagttcacactggagaaaaacctttcaaatgtcCTCACTGTGATAAGAGTTTTACACAACGAGGAACTCTTAAGACTCACGTACGAGTTCATACAGATGAGAAGCCATTCTCGTGCCATCTATGTGATAAGAGTTACACACAGGCACAAGGTCTCAGAGTTCATCTGCAGTGTCACTCGGACGAAAGTCACCTGAAGACTCATACAGATGAGAGGCCTTGCTTATGCCATCTGTGTGGCGAGGGTTTCACAGATGAAGAGAATCTTAAACGTCATCTGCTATTTCACTTGAACCAAAGTCTGTTTAGCTGCGATCATTGCGGTCATAAGTTTGTTACGGCAGCACTGCTAAAGAGTCACATGAAGACTCATGCAGGTGAGAGGCCTTGCTTATGCCATCTATGTGGTAAAGCTTTCACAGATGGACAGAATCTTAAACATCATCTGCTGATACACTTGAATGAAAGTCTGTTTAGCTGTGAACTGTGCAATACAACGTTTGTTTCAGCAACAATGCTGAAGAGACACCTAAAGACTCATACAGAGATGAGGTCATATTTGTGTTCTATTTGCGGCAAGACTTGTCTATCGCTCAACAAAATGCAGGAGCACCAGAAGAGGCATACGGGTGTGAAATCCTCAGTGTGTGAAAATGTGTTTCAGGGACCCAAAGAGCTGGAGCAGCACCAGAAGATCCATACTGGAGAAAACCCCTAA
- the LOC135743644 gene encoding uncharacterized protein translates to MMECVKEETDPESSTITPQHTQQQRDLMEIKEEGEEHDEVEDEHQHRSFIIEENYFNSSQTDEKSTQERSEAKKTFACHLCDRTFIHKGNLKYHIRVHTGERPYACCQCEKTFIQISELNAHLRIHSGERPFTCPQCDKSFLRKSDLKRHIWVHTGLKPFVCPHCDKSYRGKSDLQRHIRVHTGVKPFSCPHCDRSFRGKSDLESHIRIHIGVKPFLCSHCDKNFLRKSDLNRHIRVHTRVKPFSRPHCDKSFQGKSDLESHIQVHTGVKHFLCPHCDKIFQRKSDLKRHIRVHTGVKPFSCPHCNRSFREKSDLESHTGVHTGVKPFPCTHCDKSFLRKSDLNRHKRVHTGVKPFLCPHCDKSFQQKGGLQSHIRIHTSEEDRLSSRRRRGGSNTTSTNQKMLSVPKNLRVNIACELLYISPDATTT, encoded by the coding sequence ATCTCATGGAAATAAAGGAGGAAGGTGAAGAACACGATGAAGTGGAGGATGAACATCAACACCGCAGTTTTATAAttgaagaaaattatttcaactCCTCACAAACTGATGAGAAATCAACTCAAGAAAGATCTGAAGCCAAAAAAACTTTTGCTTGCCATCTTTGTGATAGGACTTTCATACACAAAGGAAACCTAAAGTATCACATAAGGGTTCACACTGGTGAGAGGCCTTACGCATGCTGCCAGTGTGAGAAAACTTTCATTCAAATAAGTGAGCTTAATGCTCATTTAAGGATTCACAGTGGTGAGAGACCGTTCACCTGCCCTCAGTGTGATAAGAGTTTCCTAAGAAAATCAGATCTAAAGCGACACATTTGGGTTCACACTGGATTAAAACCTTTCGTGTGCCCTCATTGTGATAAAAGTTACAGAGGAAAATCAGATCTACAGCGTCACATACGGGTTCACACTGGAGTAAAACCTTTCTCGTGCCCTCATTGTGATAGGAGCTTCCGAGGAAAATCTGATCTAGAGAGTCATATACGAATTCACATTGGGGTAAAACCTTTCCTGTGCTCTCACTGTGATAAGAATTTCTTAAGAAAATCAGATTTAAATCGTCACATACGGGTTCACACTAGAGTAAAACCTTTCTCGCGCCCTCATTGTGATAAGAGTTTCCAAGGAAAATCAGATCTGGAGAGTCACATACAGGTTCACACTGGAGTAAAACATTTCCTGTGCCCTCATTGTGATAAGATTTTCCAAAGAAAATCAGATTTAAAGCGACACATACGTGTTCACACTGGAGTAAAACCTTTCTCGTGCCCTCATTGTAATAGGAGTTTTCGAGAAAAATCTGATCTAGAGAGTCACAcaggagttcacactggagtAAAACCTTTCCCGTGCACTCATTGTGATAAGAGTTTCTTAAGAAAATCTGATTTAAATCGTCACAAAAGGGTTCACACTGGAGTAAAACCTTTCTTGTGCCCTCATTGCGATAAGAGTTTTCAACAAAAAGGAGGTCTTCAGAGTCACATACGAATTCATACAAGTGAAGAAGACAGGCTGAGCTCACGCCGGAGGAGAGGCGGGTCAAACACTACATCAACCAACCAGAAGATGCTTTCTGTACCAAAGAATTTAAGAGTTAATATAGCTTGTGAATTACTATATATATCACCCGATGCTACCACAACATGA
- the LOC141281402 gene encoding uncharacterized protein gives MMECVKEETDPESFTITPEYTEQQIGLMEIKEEGEEQEVDDENEYYSFIIEENSFSSSETEENSHQERAEAKKSFTCHFCGKTFTHKGQLNYHIRIHTGERPHACSHCEKTFIKKNQLMFHIGVHMGLRPFTCPQCDKSFQTKSNLERHIRVHTGEKPFMCPHCGKTFIQNSSLQIHIRMHTGEKPYSCHLCDKSYKQGRSLKVHLKFHLKEKLYSCDQCDKKFVSAVLLTSHQNTHDQKC, from the exons ATGATGGAGTGTGTTAAAGAGGAGACTGATCCTGAATCATTCACAATAACACCTGAATATACTGAACAAcaaatag GCCTCATGGAAATTAAAGAAGAGGGTGAAGAACAGGAAGTGGATGATGAAAATGAATACTACAGTTTCATAATTGAAGAAAATTCTTTCAGCTCATCAGAAACTGAGGAGAATTCACATCAAGAAAGAGCTGAAGCCAAAAAATCTTTTACTTGCCATTTTTGTGGTAAGACTTTTACACACAAAGGGCAGCTAAACTATCACATAAGGATTCACACTGGTGAGAGACCTCACGCATGCTCCCACTGTGAGAagactttcattaaaaaaaatcagcttATGTTTCACATAGGGGTTCACATGGGTTTAAGGCCGTTCACCTGCCCTCAGTGTGATAAGAGTTTCCAAACAAAATCAAATCTAGAGCGTCACATACGAGTACACACTGGAGAGAAGCCTTTCATGTGCCCTCATTGTGGTAAGACTTTTATACAAAACTCAAGTCTTCAGATTCACatacgaatgcatacaggtgagAAGCCTTACTCTTGCCATCTGTGTGATAAAAGTTACAAACAGGGAAGAAGTCTCAAAGTTCATCTGAAGTTTCACTTAAAAGAAAAACTGTATAGCTGTGATCAGTGCGATAAGAAGTTTGTTTCAGCAGTGCTGCTGACGAGTCATCAAAATACTCATGACCAAAAATGTTAA